The following are from one region of the Magallana gigas chromosome 4, xbMagGiga1.1, whole genome shotgun sequence genome:
- the LOC105319401 gene encoding uncharacterized protein isoform X9, with amino-acid sequence MGNAQSEEERLFFFQQDSEQPLTKKRYRKLPEDLPEGLKFAHLHPKVAALYAQKERENQRAAEKDPFGDGLGNKSLLPNINQAVTHIKNRLDSALSNDEDSQRFLFEDTKTTAASVLQQLAKYLYFYDGIASHVPKSLEYQLMSNWKDLTNDVIIVPREWQTTEIRDQYYNFLREAQSDDDSDNETKVGKSSEKLESKSKSKKLNKPTIPDIIEDEFRPDKPANRRSESRMSTVSISRGKLDVKGLASKGSREHRGSIAGIRSPAMRKQTHDDLISNFGETPSDPRSTAMANPSFGQQVVINFAISSKLCQDKGWIIEKGKPEVEPQKVYENCIQILQEFLKKIETEQKDDSDRGHDKEVLVRYYGDYKKEVLLKYRKTPAKPQINSLFKTGKPKIPPLHEERNQGKKLLQATHQDGTSVVYYPSGRSAIVYCSAGAELGRPGYYLIAYDDTNDHRMLACFTPAGRGVCYSTNGNIRFLSTEKGGHLAEADGTIVRKWKWPVNNVKLTSPANVQLNSNLVFRCNGQNSMSLMFSCQKELARFSASPAPGATEYRPSDENEHLLMTFTYTSKAARDLMRLFAPKHKQRSKKQGARKQKGHLAEIQKLLVDFPDKTQYELEADKELARLQRKARNLVDDWLEHYRLAVGLKSPHMLNVRESPDFSSQARNIQSAKLADGGQAARLKHLGLETLVDYKKQRAPSAPLDPVHVVSHSTVFVTQCSSMKDRSDLSKSLDADTSKSKRGQKSGTQSAVKFDDGPQEGEGEEEAASPTALAMLDRLSQSAGKRSARSNTSAVSSAPLSRQHTATFRSENSNNQFNRIPCPIALRQRILGLDQPSCRCSRHYIPQIMDIEYDEFIQMEAPDTQIIVIAVISSLFPHTSSSDQMIEEIYLSQNRNRTKPCVQSRTDMFRILQYDINSASEGSDHTQPLLLTRHNVVPGMFLIYLAGKLLFCDHIFNGYGNARKDFKKQLMKSRVEALQGFSLPKDFRFSPSRGRSGMRSGWGGEIGGTGVDHYGNPGTAYDTSLVPLSRSMSSLSDEKKEAPIDTVKRVDTNIVSRISIPGEFRELDPRRNFSAPGRRLVQGSVT; translated from the exons ATGGGGAATGCTCAGAGTGAAGAAGAAAGGCTCTTCTTCTTCCAACAGGACAGTGAGCAACCCTTAACCAAGAAGCGATACAGGAAGCTCCCCGAGGATTTACCCGAGGGGCTCAAGTTCGCTCATCTGCACCCCAAAGTCGCGGCTCTGTATGCCCAAAAGGAGCGGGAGAATCAACGGGCTGCTGAAAAAGATCCATTTGGAGATGGACTGGGGAATAAAAGTTTGTTACCCAACATCAATCAGGCTGTAACTCACATCAAGAACCGATTAGACAGTGCACTGTCCAATGATGAGGACTCACAGAGATTTCTGTTTGAGGACACAAAGACCACAGCAGCTTCTGTGTTACAACAGTTAGCTAAATATCTGTATTTCTATGATGGTATAGCTAGTCATGTGCCAAAGAGTTTGGAGTATCAGCTGATGAGTAACTGGAAAGATCTGACCAATGATGTTATCATTGTGCCAAGAGAATGGCAGACCACGGAGATTCGCGACCAGTATTATAATTTTCTCAGAGAGGCTCAAAGTGACGACGATAGTGACAATGAAACCAAGGTTGGGAAATCCTCAGAAAAATTGGAATCCAAGTCCAAATCGAAAAAACTTAATAAGCCCACCATCCCTGATAttattgaagatgaattccgCCCAGATAAACCCGCAAATAGACGGTCAGAAAGCAGAATGTCCACTGTGTCTATTTCCAGGGGAAAGCTGGATGTCAAAGGATTAGCTTCCAAAGGGTCACGGGAACACAGGGGATCAA TTGCAGGCATCCGCTCACCAGCCATGCGGAAACAGACGCACGACGACCTGATTTCCAACTTTGGGGAAACCCCTTCTGATCCCAGAT CTACAGCCATGGCTAATCCATCGTTTGGACAGCAAGTTGTTATTAACTTCGCAATATCATCAAAACTGTGTCAGGATAAAG GCTGGATAATAGAGAAAGGCAAACCTGAAGTTGAACCACAGAAAGTATATGAAAACTGCATTCAAATCCTGCAAGAGTTCTTGAAGAAAAT AGAGACAGAGCAAAAGGATGACTCGGACAGGGGCCATGATAAAGAAGTCCTGGTGCGTTACTATGGCGATTACAAGAAAGAAGTTCTACTGAAGTACCGGAAAACTCCTGCAAAACCGCAAATAAACTCACTTTTTAAAACTGGAAAACCAAAAATACCTCCACTGCATGAAGAGCGCAATCAAGGGAAGAAACTCTTACAAGCCACACACCAGGATGGTACAAGTGTTGTGTA CTATCCTTCGGGCAGGTCTGCCATAGTTTACTGTTCAGCAGGAGCGGAGCTTGGTCGCCCTGGATACTATCTCATCGCCTATGATGACACCAACGATCACCGGATGCTGGCGTGTTTCACTCCTGCTGGAAGAGGAGTCTGCTATTCCACCAATGGAAATATTAG GTTTTTATCTACGGAGAAAGGTGGACATTTAGCAGAGGCTGATGGTACTATTGTTAGAAAGTGGAAATGGCCAGTGAATAACGTTAAACTGACATCTCCTGCTAACGTTCAG TTAAACAGTAACCTAGTTTTTCGCTGTAATGGCCAGAACTCCATGTCCCTGATGTTCAGTTGTCAGAAAGAGCTGGCCAGGTTCAGTGCCAGCCCCGCCCCTGGGGCTACTGAGTACCGACCCAGTGATGAAAAT GAGCACCTCCTGATGACCTTCACCTATACCTCCAAGGCAGCACGAGACTTGATGAGACTATTTGCCCCCAAACACAAACAGCGCTCCAAGAAACAGGGGGCCAGAAAG CAAAAGGGTCACCTTGCAGAGATACAGAAGCTGCTGGTGGACTTCCCTGACAAGACGCAGTATGAACTGGAGGCGGACAAAGAGCTTGCCAGACTGCAGAGGAAGGCCAG AAACCTTGTAGATGATTGGTTAGAACATTACCGCTTGGCTGTTGGACTTAAATCCCCTCACATGCTGAATGTCCGCGAATCCCCGGATTTCTCATCTCAAGCACGCAATATACAGTCTGCTAAATTAGCAGACGGTGGACAGGCAGCTCGGCTCAAACATCTCGGTCTTGAGACACTGGTAGACTACAAGAAACAAAGAGCACCTTCAGCACCTTTAG ACCCCGTACATGTAGTCTCCCATAGCACTGTGTTTGTGACTCAGTGCTCTAGTA TGAAGGACAGGTCAGACTTATCGAAATCACTGGACGCAGACACTTCAAAGTCAAAGAGAGGCCAGAAAAGTGGGACCCAGAGCGCCGTCAAGTTTGATGACGGCCCACAGGAAGGGGAGGGGGAGGAGGAGGCTGCCTCACCCACAGCGCTGGCCATGCTGGACAGACTGTCCCA GTCCGCAGGTAAACGATCAGCCAGGAGTAACACCTCGGCCGTCTCTAGCGCCCCACTCTCACGCCAACACACCGCCACCTTCAGGTCAGAAAACTCAAATAATCAATTTAACAGGATTCCCTGCCCGATTGCACTCCGCCAAAGGATTCTGGGATTGGACCAGCCCTCTTGTCGGTGTAGCCGCCATTATATCCCTCAGATTATGGACATTGAGTACGATGAGTTTATACAGATGGAGGCTCCAGACACTCAGATTATTGTGATTGCTGTCATTTCTTCATT GTTCCCTCACACCAGCAGTTCTGACCAAATGATTGAGGAGATCTACCTGTCACAGAACCGGAACCGGACCAAGCCATGTGTCCAGAGCCGGACGGACATGTTCCGGATTCTCCAATACGACATCAACTCGGCCTCAGAGGGGTCCGACCACACACAGCCTCTGTTACTGACCAGACACAATGTAGTCCCCGGCATGTTCTTG ATTTACTTGGCTGGGAAATTGCTGTTCTGTGATCACATATTCAATGGCTATGGAAATGCCAGAAAGGACTTTAAAAAGCAGCTGATGAAGTCCAGGGTAGAGGCTCTTCAAGGCTTTTCTCTCCCCAAAGACTTCAGATTCAG CCCCAGCAGAGGTCGAAGTGGAATGAGGAGTGGATGGGGAGGGGAGATCGGAGGTACAGGGGTGGATCACTACGGAAACCCAGGTACGGCCTACGATACCTCACTAGTCCCGCTGTCCAGATCCATGTCTTCACTGAGCGATGAGAAGAAAGAGGCCCCTATTGATACTGTCAA aAGAGTTGATACCAACATAGTTTCTCGTATCTCTATTCCTGGGGAGTTTCGTGAATTAGATCCCCGTCGGAACTTCTCAGCTCCTGGCAGACGATTGGTACAGGGATCAGTCACATGA
- the LOC105319401 gene encoding uncharacterized protein isoform X4, with protein sequence MGNAQSEEERLFFFQQDSEQPLTKKRYRKLPEDLPEGLKFAHLHPKVAALYAQKERENQRAAEKDPFGDGLGNKSLLPNINQAVTHIKNRLDSALSNDEDSQRFLFEDTKTTAASVLQQLAKYLYFYDGIASHVPKSLEYQLMSNWKDLTNDVIIVPREWQTTEIRDQYYNFLREAQSDDDSDNETKVGKSSEKLESKSKSKKLNKPTIPDIIEDEFRPDKPANRRSESRMSTVSISRGKLDVKGLASKGSREHRGSIAGIRSPAMRKQTHDDLISNFGETPSDPRSTAMANPSFGQQVVINFAISSKLCQDKGWIIEKGKPEVEPQKVYENCIQILQEFLKKIETEQKDDSDRGHDKEVLVRYYGDYKKEVLLKYRKTPAKPQINSLFKTGKPKIPPLHEERNQGKKLLQATHQDGTSVVYYPSGRSAIVYCSAGAELGRPGYYLIAYDDTNDHRMLACFTPAGRGVCYSTNGNIRFLSTEKGGHLAEADGTIVRKWKWPVNNVKLTSPANVQLNSNLVFRCNGQNSMSLMFSCQKELARFSASPAPGATEYRPSDENEHLLMTFTYTSKAARDLMRLFAPKHKQRSKKQGARKQKGHLAEIQKLLVDFPDKTQYELEADKELARLQRKARNLVDDWLEHYRLAVGLKSPHMLNVRESPDFSSQARNIQSAKLADGGQAARLKHLGLETLVDYKKQRAPSAPLVKDRSDLSKSLDADTSKSKRGQKSGTQSAVKFDDGPQEGEGEEEAASPTALAMLDRLSQSAGKRSARSNTSAVSSAPLSRQHTATFRSENSNNQFNRIPCPIALRQRILGLDQPSCRCSRHYIPQIMDIEYDEFIQMEAPDTQIIVIAVISSLFPHTSSSDQMIEEIYLSQNRNRTKPCVQSRTDMFRILQYDINSASEGSDHTQPLLLTRHNVVPGMFLIYLAGKLLFCDHIFNGYGNARKDFKKQLMKSRVEALQGFSLPKDFRFSPSRGRSGMRSGWGGEIGGTGVDHYGNPGTAYDTSLVPLSRSMSSLSDEKKEAPIDTVKEIYVKIGPLLNIQSLNRKSRFRRSNKRRHNFAYRSSESLILTRQRPYVPSYVELQGFDDNQLDSDEELIPT encoded by the exons ATGGGGAATGCTCAGAGTGAAGAAGAAAGGCTCTTCTTCTTCCAACAGGACAGTGAGCAACCCTTAACCAAGAAGCGATACAGGAAGCTCCCCGAGGATTTACCCGAGGGGCTCAAGTTCGCTCATCTGCACCCCAAAGTCGCGGCTCTGTATGCCCAAAAGGAGCGGGAGAATCAACGGGCTGCTGAAAAAGATCCATTTGGAGATGGACTGGGGAATAAAAGTTTGTTACCCAACATCAATCAGGCTGTAACTCACATCAAGAACCGATTAGACAGTGCACTGTCCAATGATGAGGACTCACAGAGATTTCTGTTTGAGGACACAAAGACCACAGCAGCTTCTGTGTTACAACAGTTAGCTAAATATCTGTATTTCTATGATGGTATAGCTAGTCATGTGCCAAAGAGTTTGGAGTATCAGCTGATGAGTAACTGGAAAGATCTGACCAATGATGTTATCATTGTGCCAAGAGAATGGCAGACCACGGAGATTCGCGACCAGTATTATAATTTTCTCAGAGAGGCTCAAAGTGACGACGATAGTGACAATGAAACCAAGGTTGGGAAATCCTCAGAAAAATTGGAATCCAAGTCCAAATCGAAAAAACTTAATAAGCCCACCATCCCTGATAttattgaagatgaattccgCCCAGATAAACCCGCAAATAGACGGTCAGAAAGCAGAATGTCCACTGTGTCTATTTCCAGGGGAAAGCTGGATGTCAAAGGATTAGCTTCCAAAGGGTCACGGGAACACAGGGGATCAA TTGCAGGCATCCGCTCACCAGCCATGCGGAAACAGACGCACGACGACCTGATTTCCAACTTTGGGGAAACCCCTTCTGATCCCAGAT CTACAGCCATGGCTAATCCATCGTTTGGACAGCAAGTTGTTATTAACTTCGCAATATCATCAAAACTGTGTCAGGATAAAG GCTGGATAATAGAGAAAGGCAAACCTGAAGTTGAACCACAGAAAGTATATGAAAACTGCATTCAAATCCTGCAAGAGTTCTTGAAGAAAAT AGAGACAGAGCAAAAGGATGACTCGGACAGGGGCCATGATAAAGAAGTCCTGGTGCGTTACTATGGCGATTACAAGAAAGAAGTTCTACTGAAGTACCGGAAAACTCCTGCAAAACCGCAAATAAACTCACTTTTTAAAACTGGAAAACCAAAAATACCTCCACTGCATGAAGAGCGCAATCAAGGGAAGAAACTCTTACAAGCCACACACCAGGATGGTACAAGTGTTGTGTA CTATCCTTCGGGCAGGTCTGCCATAGTTTACTGTTCAGCAGGAGCGGAGCTTGGTCGCCCTGGATACTATCTCATCGCCTATGATGACACCAACGATCACCGGATGCTGGCGTGTTTCACTCCTGCTGGAAGAGGAGTCTGCTATTCCACCAATGGAAATATTAG GTTTTTATCTACGGAGAAAGGTGGACATTTAGCAGAGGCTGATGGTACTATTGTTAGAAAGTGGAAATGGCCAGTGAATAACGTTAAACTGACATCTCCTGCTAACGTTCAG TTAAACAGTAACCTAGTTTTTCGCTGTAATGGCCAGAACTCCATGTCCCTGATGTTCAGTTGTCAGAAAGAGCTGGCCAGGTTCAGTGCCAGCCCCGCCCCTGGGGCTACTGAGTACCGACCCAGTGATGAAAAT GAGCACCTCCTGATGACCTTCACCTATACCTCCAAGGCAGCACGAGACTTGATGAGACTATTTGCCCCCAAACACAAACAGCGCTCCAAGAAACAGGGGGCCAGAAAG CAAAAGGGTCACCTTGCAGAGATACAGAAGCTGCTGGTGGACTTCCCTGACAAGACGCAGTATGAACTGGAGGCGGACAAAGAGCTTGCCAGACTGCAGAGGAAGGCCAG AAACCTTGTAGATGATTGGTTAGAACATTACCGCTTGGCTGTTGGACTTAAATCCCCTCACATGCTGAATGTCCGCGAATCCCCGGATTTCTCATCTCAAGCACGCAATATACAGTCTGCTAAATTAGCAGACGGTGGACAGGCAGCTCGGCTCAAACATCTCGGTCTTGAGACACTGGTAGACTACAAGAAACAAAGAGCACCTTCAGCACCTTTAG TGAAGGACAGGTCAGACTTATCGAAATCACTGGACGCAGACACTTCAAAGTCAAAGAGAGGCCAGAAAAGTGGGACCCAGAGCGCCGTCAAGTTTGATGACGGCCCACAGGAAGGGGAGGGGGAGGAGGAGGCTGCCTCACCCACAGCGCTGGCCATGCTGGACAGACTGTCCCA GTCCGCAGGTAAACGATCAGCCAGGAGTAACACCTCGGCCGTCTCTAGCGCCCCACTCTCACGCCAACACACCGCCACCTTCAGGTCAGAAAACTCAAATAATCAATTTAACAGGATTCCCTGCCCGATTGCACTCCGCCAAAGGATTCTGGGATTGGACCAGCCCTCTTGTCGGTGTAGCCGCCATTATATCCCTCAGATTATGGACATTGAGTACGATGAGTTTATACAGATGGAGGCTCCAGACACTCAGATTATTGTGATTGCTGTCATTTCTTCATT GTTCCCTCACACCAGCAGTTCTGACCAAATGATTGAGGAGATCTACCTGTCACAGAACCGGAACCGGACCAAGCCATGTGTCCAGAGCCGGACGGACATGTTCCGGATTCTCCAATACGACATCAACTCGGCCTCAGAGGGGTCCGACCACACACAGCCTCTGTTACTGACCAGACACAATGTAGTCCCCGGCATGTTCTTG ATTTACTTGGCTGGGAAATTGCTGTTCTGTGATCACATATTCAATGGCTATGGAAATGCCAGAAAGGACTTTAAAAAGCAGCTGATGAAGTCCAGGGTAGAGGCTCTTCAAGGCTTTTCTCTCCCCAAAGACTTCAGATTCAG CCCCAGCAGAGGTCGAAGTGGAATGAGGAGTGGATGGGGAGGGGAGATCGGAGGTACAGGGGTGGATCACTACGGAAACCCAGGTACGGCCTACGATACCTCACTAGTCCCGCTGTCCAGATCCATGTCTTCACTGAGCGATGAGAAGAAAGAGGCCCCTATTGATACTGTCAA GGAGATTTACGTCAAAATAGGACCATTGCTAAATATACAATCTTTAAACAGGAAAAG TAGATTTCGACGTAGTAATAAAAGACGACATAATTTCGCATATCGAAGTTCAGAAAGTCTTAT ACTGACCAGGCAGCGTCCTTACGTACCTTCTTACGTAGAACTACAG GGATTTGATGATAACCAGCTGGATTCAGATG aAGAGTTGATACCAACATAG
- the LOC105319401 gene encoding uncharacterized protein isoform X7, which translates to MGNAQSEEERLFFFQQDSEQPLTKKRYRKLPEDLPEGLKFAHLHPKVAALYAQKERENQRAAEKDPFGDGLGNKSLLPNINQAVTHIKNRLDSALSNDEDSQRFLFEDTKTTAASVLQQLAKYLYFYDGIASHVPKSLEYQLMSNWKDLTNDVIIVPREWQTTEIRDQYYNFLREAQSDDDSDNETKVGKSSEKLESKSKSKKLNKPTIPDIIEDEFRPDKPANRRSESRMSTVSISRGKLDVKGLASKGSREHRGSTTAMANPSFGQQVVINFAISSKLCQDKGWIIEKGKPEVEPQKVYENCIQILQEFLKKIETEQKDDSDRGHDKEVLVRYYGDYKKEVLLKYRKTPAKPQINSLFKTGKPKIPPLHEERNQGKKLLQATHQDGTSVVYYPSGRSAIVYCSAGAELGRPGYYLIAYDDTNDHRMLACFTPAGRGVCYSTNGNIRFLSTEKGGHLAEADGTIVRKWKWPVNNVKLTSPANVQLNSNLVFRCNGQNSMSLMFSCQKELARFSASPAPGATEYRPSDENEHLLMTFTYTSKAARDLMRLFAPKHKQRSKKQGARKQKGHLAEIQKLLVDFPDKTQYELEADKELARLQRKARNLVDDWLEHYRLAVGLKSPHMLNVRESPDFSSQARNIQSAKLADGGQAARLKHLGLETLVDYKKQRAPSAPLDPVHVVSHSTVFVTQCSSMKDRSDLSKSLDADTSKSKRGQKSGTQSAVKFDDGPQEGEGEEEAASPTALAMLDRLSQSAGKRSARSNTSAVSSAPLSRQHTATFRSENSNNQFNRIPCPIALRQRILGLDQPSCRCSRHYIPQIMDIEYDEFIQMEAPDTQIIVIAVISSLFPHTSSSDQMIEEIYLSQNRNRTKPCVQSRTDMFRILQYDINSASEGSDHTQPLLLTRHNVVPGMFLIYLAGKLLFCDHIFNGYGNARKDFKKQLMKSRVEALQGFSLPKDFRFSPSRGRSGMRSGWGGEIGGTGVDHYGNPGTAYDTSLVPLSRSMSSLSDEKKEAPIDTVKEIYVKIGPLLNIQSLNRKSRFRRSNKRRHNFAYRSSESLILTRQRPYVPSYVELQGFDDNQLDSDEELIPT; encoded by the exons ATGGGGAATGCTCAGAGTGAAGAAGAAAGGCTCTTCTTCTTCCAACAGGACAGTGAGCAACCCTTAACCAAGAAGCGATACAGGAAGCTCCCCGAGGATTTACCCGAGGGGCTCAAGTTCGCTCATCTGCACCCCAAAGTCGCGGCTCTGTATGCCCAAAAGGAGCGGGAGAATCAACGGGCTGCTGAAAAAGATCCATTTGGAGATGGACTGGGGAATAAAAGTTTGTTACCCAACATCAATCAGGCTGTAACTCACATCAAGAACCGATTAGACAGTGCACTGTCCAATGATGAGGACTCACAGAGATTTCTGTTTGAGGACACAAAGACCACAGCAGCTTCTGTGTTACAACAGTTAGCTAAATATCTGTATTTCTATGATGGTATAGCTAGTCATGTGCCAAAGAGTTTGGAGTATCAGCTGATGAGTAACTGGAAAGATCTGACCAATGATGTTATCATTGTGCCAAGAGAATGGCAGACCACGGAGATTCGCGACCAGTATTATAATTTTCTCAGAGAGGCTCAAAGTGACGACGATAGTGACAATGAAACCAAGGTTGGGAAATCCTCAGAAAAATTGGAATCCAAGTCCAAATCGAAAAAACTTAATAAGCCCACCATCCCTGATAttattgaagatgaattccgCCCAGATAAACCCGCAAATAGACGGTCAGAAAGCAGAATGTCCACTGTGTCTATTTCCAGGGGAAAGCTGGATGTCAAAGGATTAGCTTCCAAAGGGTCACGGGAACACAGGGGATCAA CTACAGCCATGGCTAATCCATCGTTTGGACAGCAAGTTGTTATTAACTTCGCAATATCATCAAAACTGTGTCAGGATAAAG GCTGGATAATAGAGAAAGGCAAACCTGAAGTTGAACCACAGAAAGTATATGAAAACTGCATTCAAATCCTGCAAGAGTTCTTGAAGAAAAT AGAGACAGAGCAAAAGGATGACTCGGACAGGGGCCATGATAAAGAAGTCCTGGTGCGTTACTATGGCGATTACAAGAAAGAAGTTCTACTGAAGTACCGGAAAACTCCTGCAAAACCGCAAATAAACTCACTTTTTAAAACTGGAAAACCAAAAATACCTCCACTGCATGAAGAGCGCAATCAAGGGAAGAAACTCTTACAAGCCACACACCAGGATGGTACAAGTGTTGTGTA CTATCCTTCGGGCAGGTCTGCCATAGTTTACTGTTCAGCAGGAGCGGAGCTTGGTCGCCCTGGATACTATCTCATCGCCTATGATGACACCAACGATCACCGGATGCTGGCGTGTTTCACTCCTGCTGGAAGAGGAGTCTGCTATTCCACCAATGGAAATATTAG GTTTTTATCTACGGAGAAAGGTGGACATTTAGCAGAGGCTGATGGTACTATTGTTAGAAAGTGGAAATGGCCAGTGAATAACGTTAAACTGACATCTCCTGCTAACGTTCAG TTAAACAGTAACCTAGTTTTTCGCTGTAATGGCCAGAACTCCATGTCCCTGATGTTCAGTTGTCAGAAAGAGCTGGCCAGGTTCAGTGCCAGCCCCGCCCCTGGGGCTACTGAGTACCGACCCAGTGATGAAAAT GAGCACCTCCTGATGACCTTCACCTATACCTCCAAGGCAGCACGAGACTTGATGAGACTATTTGCCCCCAAACACAAACAGCGCTCCAAGAAACAGGGGGCCAGAAAG CAAAAGGGTCACCTTGCAGAGATACAGAAGCTGCTGGTGGACTTCCCTGACAAGACGCAGTATGAACTGGAGGCGGACAAAGAGCTTGCCAGACTGCAGAGGAAGGCCAG AAACCTTGTAGATGATTGGTTAGAACATTACCGCTTGGCTGTTGGACTTAAATCCCCTCACATGCTGAATGTCCGCGAATCCCCGGATTTCTCATCTCAAGCACGCAATATACAGTCTGCTAAATTAGCAGACGGTGGACAGGCAGCTCGGCTCAAACATCTCGGTCTTGAGACACTGGTAGACTACAAGAAACAAAGAGCACCTTCAGCACCTTTAG ACCCCGTACATGTAGTCTCCCATAGCACTGTGTTTGTGACTCAGTGCTCTAGTA TGAAGGACAGGTCAGACTTATCGAAATCACTGGACGCAGACACTTCAAAGTCAAAGAGAGGCCAGAAAAGTGGGACCCAGAGCGCCGTCAAGTTTGATGACGGCCCACAGGAAGGGGAGGGGGAGGAGGAGGCTGCCTCACCCACAGCGCTGGCCATGCTGGACAGACTGTCCCA GTCCGCAGGTAAACGATCAGCCAGGAGTAACACCTCGGCCGTCTCTAGCGCCCCACTCTCACGCCAACACACCGCCACCTTCAGGTCAGAAAACTCAAATAATCAATTTAACAGGATTCCCTGCCCGATTGCACTCCGCCAAAGGATTCTGGGATTGGACCAGCCCTCTTGTCGGTGTAGCCGCCATTATATCCCTCAGATTATGGACATTGAGTACGATGAGTTTATACAGATGGAGGCTCCAGACACTCAGATTATTGTGATTGCTGTCATTTCTTCATT GTTCCCTCACACCAGCAGTTCTGACCAAATGATTGAGGAGATCTACCTGTCACAGAACCGGAACCGGACCAAGCCATGTGTCCAGAGCCGGACGGACATGTTCCGGATTCTCCAATACGACATCAACTCGGCCTCAGAGGGGTCCGACCACACACAGCCTCTGTTACTGACCAGACACAATGTAGTCCCCGGCATGTTCTTG ATTTACTTGGCTGGGAAATTGCTGTTCTGTGATCACATATTCAATGGCTATGGAAATGCCAGAAAGGACTTTAAAAAGCAGCTGATGAAGTCCAGGGTAGAGGCTCTTCAAGGCTTTTCTCTCCCCAAAGACTTCAGATTCAG CCCCAGCAGAGGTCGAAGTGGAATGAGGAGTGGATGGGGAGGGGAGATCGGAGGTACAGGGGTGGATCACTACGGAAACCCAGGTACGGCCTACGATACCTCACTAGTCCCGCTGTCCAGATCCATGTCTTCACTGAGCGATGAGAAGAAAGAGGCCCCTATTGATACTGTCAA GGAGATTTACGTCAAAATAGGACCATTGCTAAATATACAATCTTTAAACAGGAAAAG TAGATTTCGACGTAGTAATAAAAGACGACATAATTTCGCATATCGAAGTTCAGAAAGTCTTAT ACTGACCAGGCAGCGTCCTTACGTACCTTCTTACGTAGAACTACAG GGATTTGATGATAACCAGCTGGATTCAGATG aAGAGTTGATACCAACATAG